Proteins co-encoded in one Kutzneria chonburiensis genomic window:
- a CDS encoding Rieske (2Fe-2S) protein has translation MKTPEVIANPNRRQVLCGLVAALVAGGAVTTACSSPSSASGGTTTDNQPKAAAGTEIAKLASVPVGGGLLVDEPGGSGSKLLLVQPSAGEVKAFSAICPHQGVTVGVPQGGTITCPGHGSQFNAASGAVTRGPATTGLTAVNVKVNGAAVVLA, from the coding sequence TTGAAGACGCCCGAGGTCATCGCCAACCCGAACCGCCGCCAGGTGCTCTGCGGCCTGGTCGCCGCCCTGGTCGCCGGCGGCGCGGTCACGACGGCGTGCAGCAGCCCGTCCAGCGCCTCGGGCGGCACCACCACCGACAACCAGCCCAAGGCGGCCGCCGGCACCGAGATCGCCAAGCTGGCGTCCGTGCCGGTCGGCGGCGGCCTGCTGGTCGACGAGCCGGGCGGCAGCGGCAGCAAGCTGCTGCTGGTGCAGCCCAGTGCCGGCGAGGTCAAGGCGTTCAGCGCCATTTGCCCGCACCAGGGCGTCACGGTCGGTGTGCCGCAGGGCGGCACCATCACCTGCCCCGGCCACGGCAGCCAGTTCAACGCGGCCAGCGGCGCCGTCACCCGCGGCCCGGCCACGACCGGCCTCACCGCGGTCAACGTGAAGGTCAACGGCGCCGCGGTCGTGCTGGCCTGA
- the uvrC gene encoding excinuclease ABC subunit UvrC, whose product MADPSTYRPAPGTIPDNPGVYKFRDQHRRVIYVGKAKSLRSRLSSYFADVSTLHPRTRQMVTTAASVEWTVVKTEVESLQLEYSWIKEFDPRFNVRYRDDKSYPVLAVTLNEEFPRLYVYRGPKRKGVRYFGPYSHAWAIRETLDLLLRVFPARTCSNGVFKRHGQIGRPCLLGYIDKCSAPCVGRVSADEHRDIVLDFCDFLAGKTDGLIKRLEREMLAASEELEFERAARLRDDLGAAKMALEKQAVVLGDGTDADVVAFAQDELEASVQVFHVRGGRVRGQRGWVVDKVEETDTKGLVDQFLSQFYGDQADMAENAEQTGSAVPREVLVPELPDDAEAVQDWLSGLRGSRVQLRIPQRGDKRALMETVQRNAADAFTQHKLRRAGDLTARSAALQELQDALGLDSAPLRIECTDVSHVQGTDVVASLVVFEDGLARKSEYRRFAIREGAEGGDVGSIAEVVRRRFARYQQEAAAPVDPDRPGIDPETGKPRRFAYPPNLLVVDGGAPQVAVAADVLAELGVTDVAVIGLAKRLEEVWVPGEPDPVILPRTSEALYLLQRVRDEAHRFAITYHRQKRGQRMTVSELDQVPGLGQTRKAALLKHFGSVRKLREATVDEISGVPGVGRRTAEAVYTTLASAGKERETP is encoded by the coding sequence GTGGCCGACCCGTCGACCTATCGCCCAGCCCCAGGCACGATCCCCGACAACCCTGGCGTGTACAAGTTCCGCGACCAGCACCGCCGGGTGATCTACGTCGGCAAGGCCAAGAGCCTGCGCAGCCGCCTGTCGTCGTACTTCGCCGACGTGTCGACGCTGCATCCGCGCACCCGGCAGATGGTCACCACGGCGGCCAGCGTCGAGTGGACGGTGGTCAAGACCGAGGTCGAGTCGCTCCAGCTGGAGTACTCCTGGATCAAGGAGTTCGACCCGCGGTTCAACGTCCGCTATCGCGACGACAAGTCGTACCCGGTGCTCGCGGTGACGCTGAACGAGGAATTCCCTCGCCTCTACGTCTATCGCGGCCCGAAGCGCAAGGGCGTGCGCTACTTCGGCCCCTATTCGCACGCCTGGGCCATCCGGGAAACGCTGGACCTGCTGCTGCGCGTGTTTCCGGCCAGGACGTGCTCGAACGGCGTGTTCAAGCGGCACGGCCAGATCGGCCGGCCCTGCCTGCTCGGCTACATCGACAAGTGCTCGGCCCCGTGCGTCGGCCGCGTGTCGGCCGACGAGCACCGCGACATCGTGCTGGACTTCTGCGACTTCCTGGCCGGCAAGACCGACGGTCTGATCAAGCGGCTGGAACGGGAGATGCTGGCCGCGTCCGAGGAGTTGGAGTTCGAGCGGGCAGCCCGGCTGCGCGACGACCTCGGTGCGGCGAAGATGGCACTGGAGAAGCAGGCGGTCGTGCTCGGTGACGGCACCGACGCGGACGTGGTGGCCTTCGCGCAGGACGAGCTCGAGGCGTCCGTGCAGGTGTTCCACGTGCGCGGCGGGCGGGTCCGCGGCCAGCGCGGCTGGGTGGTCGACAAGGTCGAGGAGACCGACACGAAGGGACTGGTGGACCAGTTCCTCAGCCAGTTCTACGGCGACCAGGCGGACATGGCGGAAAACGCGGAGCAGACGGGCAGCGCGGTGCCACGCGAGGTGCTGGTGCCGGAGCTGCCCGACGACGCCGAAGCCGTCCAGGACTGGTTGTCCGGCCTTCGCGGCTCGCGAGTGCAGCTCCGCATCCCGCAGCGCGGCGACAAGCGCGCGCTCATGGAGACCGTGCAGCGCAACGCCGCCGACGCCTTCACTCAGCACAAACTGCGCCGTGCCGGCGACCTGACCGCCCGCTCGGCCGCGTTGCAGGAGCTCCAGGACGCGCTGGGCCTGGACTCGGCCCCGCTGCGCATCGAGTGCACCGACGTCAGCCACGTGCAGGGCACGGACGTGGTGGCCTCGCTCGTGGTCTTCGAGGACGGCCTGGCCCGCAAGTCGGAGTACCGCCGGTTCGCCATCCGTGAGGGTGCCGAGGGCGGCGACGTCGGCTCGATCGCCGAGGTGGTCCGCCGCAGGTTCGCCCGCTACCAGCAGGAAGCCGCCGCCCCGGTCGACCCCGATCGGCCCGGCATCGACCCGGAGACCGGCAAACCGCGTAGGTTCGCGTACCCGCCGAACCTGCTTGTGGTCGACGGTGGCGCGCCGCAGGTCGCGGTGGCCGCCGACGTGCTGGCCGAGCTCGGCGTGACCGACGTGGCCGTGATCGGCCTGGCCAAGCGCCTTGAGGAGGTGTGGGTCCCGGGCGAACCCGATCCGGTGATCCTGCCGCGGACCAGCGAGGCGCTGTACCTGTTGCAGCGCGTGCGGGACGAGGCTCACCGCTTCGCCATCACCTACCACCGTCAGAAGCGCGGGCAGCGCATGACCGTCTCGGAGCTGGACCAGGTCCCCGGACTCGGCCAGACCCGGAAGGCGGCGCTGCTCAAGCACTTCGGCTCGGTGCGCAAGCTGCGCGAGGCCACCGTGGATGAGATCAGCGGTGTGCCCGGCGTGGGCCGGCGCACCGCCGAGGCCGTGTACACCACCCTGGCGAGTGCCGGGAAGGAAAGGGAAACGCCGTGA
- the rapZ gene encoding RNase adapter RapZ: MEVAVVTGLSGAGRSTAAKCLEDLGWFVVDNLPPELIATMVELGAQARGAITRVAVVMDVRSRAFTDDLAAIIKDLDARGYKPRVLFLEATDDVLVRRFESVRRGHPMQADGRLADGIAAERLLLTPLREAADLVLDTSSLSVHQLRAKIEDTFGSEASARTRVTVLSFGYKYGLPMDADLVMDVRFLPNPFWIPELREQTGLDADVRNYVLSQEGAEEFLDRYHELLKLIGAGYRREGKRYLTLAVGCTGGKHRSVAISEELSGLLSTEDGMTVKVVHRDLGRE, from the coding sequence ATCGAGGTCGCCGTGGTGACCGGGCTGTCCGGCGCCGGCCGCAGCACCGCCGCGAAGTGCCTCGAGGACCTGGGCTGGTTCGTCGTGGACAACCTGCCGCCGGAGCTGATCGCCACCATGGTCGAGCTGGGCGCGCAGGCCCGTGGCGCGATCACCCGGGTCGCCGTCGTGATGGACGTGCGCAGCCGCGCCTTCACCGACGACCTGGCCGCGATCATCAAGGACCTCGACGCCCGCGGCTACAAGCCCCGCGTGCTGTTCCTGGAAGCCACCGACGACGTGCTGGTGCGTCGCTTCGAGTCCGTCCGCCGCGGCCACCCGATGCAGGCCGACGGCCGGCTCGCCGACGGCATCGCCGCCGAGCGCCTGCTGCTGACCCCGCTGCGCGAGGCGGCCGACCTGGTGCTGGACACCAGCTCGCTGTCCGTGCACCAGCTGCGGGCCAAGATCGAGGACACCTTCGGGTCCGAGGCCAGCGCCCGCACCCGGGTCACCGTGCTCTCCTTCGGCTACAAGTACGGCCTGCCGATGGACGCCGACCTGGTGATGGACGTGCGCTTCCTGCCCAACCCGTTCTGGATCCCCGAGCTGCGCGAGCAGACCGGCCTCGACGCCGACGTGCGCAACTACGTGCTGAGCCAGGAGGGCGCCGAGGAGTTTCTCGACCGCTACCACGAGCTGCTCAAGCTGATCGGCGCCGGCTACCGGCGTGAAGGCAAGCGGTACTTGACCTTGGCAGTGGGGTGCACCGGTGGTAAGCACCGAAGTGTGGCCATTTCCGAAGAACTTTCAGGACTGCTGTCGACGGAGGACGGGATGACCGTGAAGGTCGTGCACCGGGACCTGGGTCGCGAGTGA
- a CDS encoding gluconeogenesis factor YvcK family protein, giving the protein MIPVQPSGAHDKPLRAVALGGGHGLQATLRALRLLTPDVTAVVTVADDGGSSGRLRRELGLLPPGDLRKALAALAAEDDAGRMWAEVFQHRFGGNGALAGHAVGNLLIAGLLETLGDPVAVLDEVARLMGLRGRVLPMCNVPLDIEADVTGLDEDVTAVRRIRGQVAVATTPGQVQRIRLRADRNGPPAACPQAVTAVLDADVVLLGPGSWFTSVLPHLLVPELHEALVETAACKVVVLNLVPQPGETAGFSPERHLDVLCQHAPRLRVDAVVADVDSVPTPERLRTAAASLGATAHLSTVTAGGAADRHDPAALALSLRDALQLHGLHDRV; this is encoded by the coding sequence GTGATCCCCGTGCAGCCTTCCGGCGCGCATGACAAGCCCCTCCGGGCCGTCGCCCTCGGCGGCGGCCACGGACTCCAGGCGACCCTGCGCGCCCTGCGCCTGCTCACGCCGGACGTCACCGCCGTGGTCACGGTGGCCGACGACGGCGGCTCCTCCGGCCGTCTGCGCCGTGAGCTCGGCCTGCTGCCGCCCGGCGACCTGCGCAAGGCGCTGGCCGCGCTGGCCGCCGAGGACGACGCCGGTCGGATGTGGGCGGAGGTGTTCCAGCACCGCTTCGGCGGCAACGGGGCGCTGGCCGGCCATGCCGTCGGCAACCTGCTCATCGCCGGCCTGCTGGAGACCCTCGGCGACCCGGTCGCCGTGCTGGACGAAGTCGCCCGGCTGATGGGCCTGCGCGGTCGGGTGTTACCGATGTGCAATGTTCCGCTGGACATCGAGGCGGACGTCACCGGGCTGGACGAGGACGTCACCGCGGTTCGCCGGATCAGGGGACAGGTGGCGGTCGCCACCACACCCGGTCAGGTGCAGCGGATCCGGCTGCGGGCCGACCGCAACGGGCCGCCGGCCGCCTGCCCGCAGGCCGTCACGGCGGTGCTCGACGCGGACGTCGTGCTGCTCGGACCTGGATCTTGGTTCACCAGCGTGCTGCCGCACCTGCTCGTGCCCGAGCTGCACGAGGCACTCGTCGAGACCGCCGCGTGCAAGGTCGTCGTGCTCAACCTCGTCCCCCAACCAGGTGAGACCGCCGGTTTCTCCCCCGAACGCCACTTGGACGTACTCTGCCAACACGCACCGAGACTGCGGGTCGACGCCGTTGTCGCCGACGTGGACTCGGTGCCGACCCCGGAGCGGCTGCGCACTGCCGCGGCCTCCCTGGGGGCAACGGCGCACCTGTCCACCGTGACGGCCGGGGGCGCCGCCGACCGGCACGATCCGGCGGCGCTGGCGCTGTCCCTGCGGGACGCCCTGCAGCTGCACGGACTGCACGACCGAGTGTGA